A single region of the Bacteroides luhongzhouii genome encodes:
- a CDS encoding DUF2795 domain-containing protein: MYWTLELASKLEDAPWPATKDELIDYAMRSGAPLEVIENLQEMEDEGEIYESIEDIWPDYPSKEDFFFNEEEY, from the coding sequence ATGTATTGGACATTGGAACTAGCATCAAAACTTGAAGATGCTCCCTGGCCGGCAACCAAGGATGAATTGATTGATTATGCCATGCGTTCGGGTGCTCCTCTTGAAGTTATTGAGAACCTCCAAGAGATGGAAGATGAGGGCGAAATCTATGAGAGTATCGAAGATATTTGGCCGGATTATCCTAGTAAGGAGGATTTCTTCTTTAATGAGGAGGAGTATTAA
- a CDS encoding cob(I)yrinic acid a,c-diamide adenosyltransferase: MKKSLVYTKTGDKGTTSLVGGSRVPKTHIRLEAYGTVDELNSHLGWLHTYLQEESDRNFILGIQHKLFAIGSHLATDLEKTQLKPASIITSEHVESIEREIDKLDEQLPELCAFIIPGGSRGAAVCHVCRTICRRAERRILALSETCTISPEVLAFVNRLSDYLFVLSRKINFDEQNNEIFWDNSWK; encoded by the coding sequence ATGAAAAAGAGCCTTGTATATACAAAGACCGGAGACAAAGGAACTACCAGTCTTGTCGGCGGAAGTCGTGTTCCAAAGACTCATATCCGTCTGGAAGCTTACGGAACGGTGGATGAATTAAATTCTCACCTGGGATGGCTGCACACATATCTGCAAGAGGAGTCCGACCGAAATTTTATCTTGGGTATTCAGCATAAGTTATTCGCCATCGGTTCACACCTGGCCACTGACCTGGAGAAAACACAATTGAAACCGGCCAGTATCATTACCTCCGAACACGTGGAAAGTATCGAGAGGGAGATTGATAAGCTGGACGAGCAATTGCCCGAACTTTGTGCTTTCATCATTCCCGGCGGAAGTCGTGGAGCAGCCGTTTGCCATGTTTGTCGTACTATTTGCCGGAGAGCTGAAAGACGCATTTTGGCTTTGTCCGAAACTTGTACAATATCTCCCGAAGTATTAGCATTTGTCAACAGATTATCAGATTATTTGTTTGTATTATCCCGAAAAATTAATTTTGATGAACAAAATAATGAAATATTTTGGGATAATAGTTGGAAATGA
- a CDS encoding energy transducer TonB gives MEAKKSKKAAIENQRGSWLLMGLVVALAFMFVSFEWTQHDVRVAALSPDDESIFVTELVPITFPEEKLEPPPPPETKVTELFEIVENNMEVTDNVSTVSEDMNAVHDVIWIPPVVETETVVEDIIHVSVEVMPEFPGGTAALMKYLGSNIKYPTISQETGSQGKVIVQFVVDRDGTISNPEVVRGVDPYLDKEAIRVISSMPKWTPGVQNGKKVRVKYTVPVSFRLQ, from the coding sequence ATGGAAGCCAAGAAATCAAAAAAGGCTGCAATTGAGAATCAACGGGGTTCTTGGTTGTTGATGGGTTTGGTTGTTGCGCTAGCCTTCATGTTCGTTTCGTTCGAATGGACACAACATGATGTCAGGGTTGCAGCACTATCACCAGATGATGAATCCATCTTTGTAACAGAGCTAGTTCCGATCACATTCCCTGAAGAGAAACTGGAACCGCCTCCTCCTCCCGAAACTAAGGTAACAGAATTGTTCGAAATAGTGGAAAACAATATGGAGGTGACGGATAACGTTTCTACAGTGTCAGAGGATATGAATGCAGTTCATGACGTTATTTGGATACCACCAGTGGTAGAAACAGAAACGGTAGTTGAAGACATTATTCACGTAAGTGTTGAAGTCATGCCGGAGTTTCCTGGAGGTACAGCTGCTTTAATGAAATATTTAGGTAGCAATATCAAATATCCGACGATTTCGCAAGAAACAGGCTCACAAGGAAAAGTCATTGTTCAGTTTGTAGTAGATAGAGACGGAACGATTTCTAATCCTGAAGTGGTACGAGGGGTTGATCCTTATTTGGATAAAGAAGCTATCCGCGTGATAAGTTCTATGCCGAAATGGACTCCCGGAGTGCAAAATGGTAAGAAAGTTCGAGTGAAATATACTGTACCTGTGTCATTCAGACTGCAGTAG
- a CDS encoding mannose-1-phosphate guanylyltransferase, which produces MTNQDNYCVIMGGGIGSRFWPFSRKTLPKQFLDFFGTGRSLLQQTFDRFQKVIPTENILIVTNAMYADLVKEQLPEVNEEQILLEPARRNTAPCIAWASYHIRALNPNANIVVAPSDHLILKEDEFLAAIEKGLDFVSRSEKLLTLGIKPNRPETGYGYIQIDEPAGGSFYKVKTFTEKPELELAKVFVESGEFYWNSGLFMWNVNTIIKASEDLLPELASKLAPGKDIYATDKEKAFIEENFPACPNVSIDFGIMEKADNVYVSLGDFGWSDLGTWGSLYDLSERDPEGNVTLKCHSLIYNSKDNMVVLPKGKLAVIDGLEGFLIAESENVLLICRKDEEHAIRKYVNDAQMQLGDDFI; this is translated from the coding sequence ATGACAAACCAGGATAATTATTGCGTGATTATGGGTGGCGGCATTGGAAGCCGCTTCTGGCCGTTTAGCCGCAAAACATTGCCCAAACAATTTCTAGATTTCTTCGGAACGGGTCGTTCACTTTTGCAACAGACTTTTGACCGGTTCCAAAAGGTTATCCCAACAGAAAATATTCTTATCGTTACCAATGCAATGTATGCGGACTTAGTGAAGGAACAATTGCCCGAAGTCAACGAAGAACAGATTCTGCTGGAGCCCGCAAGACGAAATACCGCTCCATGTATAGCATGGGCCTCTTACCACATCCGAGCACTGAACCCGAACGCCAATATCGTAGTCGCTCCTTCAGACCATTTAATTTTAAAAGAAGATGAGTTTCTTGCCGCTATTGAGAAAGGACTTGATTTTGTTTCACGCTCAGAAAAGTTACTGACATTAGGAATTAAACCCAATCGCCCGGAAACAGGGTACGGATATATACAAATAGACGAACCCGCAGGAGGAAGCTTCTATAAAGTAAAAACATTCACTGAAAAACCGGAACTGGAATTAGCTAAAGTATTCGTAGAGAGTGGAGAATTTTACTGGAATTCCGGCCTGTTTATGTGGAATGTAAATACAATTATCAAAGCAAGTGAAGATTTACTACCTGAATTAGCTTCCAAACTGGCACCGGGAAAAGATATTTATGCCACCGATAAGGAGAAAGCATTTATCGAAGAGAACTTCCCAGCATGTCCTAATGTATCCATCGACTTCGGCATTATGGAGAAAGCGGATAATGTGTATGTATCGTTAGGAGATTTTGGCTGGTCCGATCTTGGAACCTGGGGATCACTTTATGATTTATCGGAAAGAGACCCGGAAGGCAATGTTACTCTGAAGTGCCATTCACTTATATATAATAGTAAAGACAACATGGTAGTACTTCCGAAAGGCAAACTGGCCGTTATCGATGGACTGGAAGGATTTCTGATAGCTGAATCGGAGAACGTTCTTTTGATTTGCCGCAAAGATGAAGAACATGCCATCCGTAAATATGTAAACGATGCCCAAATGCAACTGGGTGATGATTTCATTTAA
- a CDS encoding AMP-binding protein has protein sequence MQLFDRTLGQWLEHWAEETPDKEYIVYSDRNLRFTWSQFNQRVDDMAKGLIAIGVERGTHVGIWAANVPDWLTLLYACAKIGAVYVTVNTNYKQSELEYLCQNSDMHTLCIVNGEKDSDFVQMTYTMLPELKTCERGHLKSERFPYMRNVVYVGQEKHRGMYNTAEILLLGNNVEDDRLSELKSKVDCHDVVNMQYTSGTTGFPKGVMLTHYNIANNGFLTGEHMKFTADDKLCCCVPLFHCFGVVLATMNCLTHGCTQVMVERFDPLVVLASIHKERCTALYGVPTMFIAELHHPMFDLFDMSCLRTGIMAGSLCPIELMKQVEEKMYMKVTSVYGLTEAAPGMTASRIDDPFDVRCNTVGRDFEFTEVKVIDPETGEECPVGVQGEMCNRGYNTMKGYYKNPEATAEVLDENNFLHSGDLGIKDEDGNYRITGRIKDMIIRGGENIYPREIEEFLYKLDGVKDVQVAGIPSKKYGEAVGAFIILQEGVQMQEADVRDFCRNKISRYKIPKYIFFVNEFPMTGSGKIQKFKLKDLGLQLCKEQGIEII, from the coding sequence ATGCAATTATTTGATCGTACTTTGGGACAGTGGCTGGAGCACTGGGCTGAAGAGACTCCCGATAAGGAATATATTGTATATTCCGACCGTAATCTCCGTTTTACCTGGAGCCAGTTTAACCAGCGTGTAGATGATATGGCGAAAGGTCTGATCGCCATTGGTGTGGAACGAGGTACCCATGTGGGTATCTGGGCTGCTAATGTTCCTGATTGGTTGACATTATTGTATGCTTGCGCGAAAATTGGTGCAGTATATGTTACAGTAAATACGAATTATAAGCAATCGGAATTAGAGTATCTTTGTCAGAACTCGGATATGCATACGCTTTGTATAGTGAATGGAGAAAAGGATAGCGACTTTGTACAAATGACTTATACGATGCTTCCTGAATTGAAAACCTGTGAGCGCGGACATTTGAAGAGTGAACGTTTTCCATATATGCGCAATGTAGTGTATGTAGGTCAGGAAAAGCATCGTGGTATGTATAATACGGCGGAGATTCTGTTGTTGGGAAATAATGTGGAAGATGACCGTTTGAGCGAACTCAAAAGCAAGGTTGATTGTCATGATGTGGTAAATATGCAATATACGTCGGGCACTACCGGTTTTCCGAAAGGGGTGATGCTGACACATTATAATATTGCTAATAATGGATTCCTGACCGGTGAACACATGAAGTTCACGGCAGATGACAAGCTTTGTTGTTGTGTTCCGCTGTTCCATTGCTTTGGGGTAGTATTGGCTACCATGAACTGTTTGACTCATGGCTGCACACAAGTGATGGTGGAGCGTTTCGACCCGTTGGTTGTGCTGGCTTCTATTCATAAAGAACGTTGTACGGCTCTTTATGGTGTGCCGACTATGTTTATTGCCGAGTTGCATCATCCGATGTTCGATCTCTTTGATATGTCTTGTCTTCGTACAGGTATTATGGCGGGTTCGCTGTGTCCTATCGAACTGATGAAGCAGGTAGAAGAGAAGATGTATATGAAGGTGACCAGTGTATATGGATTGACAGAGGCAGCTCCGGGTATGACAGCTTCTCGTATTGATGATCCGTTTGATGTACGTTGTAATACGGTAGGACGTGATTTTGAATTTACGGAGGTGAAGGTGATTGATCCTGAAACAGGTGAAGAATGTCCGGTTGGTGTACAAGGTGAAATGTGTAACCGTGGTTATAATACCATGAAAGGATATTATAAGAATCCGGAAGCAACGGCGGAAGTACTTGATGAAAACAACTTTTTGCATTCCGGCGACTTGGGTATCAAGGATGAAGATGGAAATTACCGGATTACCGGACGTATCAAGGATATGATTATTCGTGGTGGTGAGAATATTTATCCGCGCGAAATAGAAGAGTTTCTTTATAAGCTTGATGGAGTAAAAGATGTTCAGGTGGCAGGTATTCCTTCTAAAAAGTATGGTGAGGCAGTCGGAGCATTTATTATTTTGCAGGAAGGAGTACAAATGCAGGAAGCCGATGTACGTGATTTCTGCAGAAATAAAATATCTCGTTATAAGATTCCGAAATATATCTTCTTTGTGAATGAATTCCCGATGACAGGTAGTGGAAAGATTCAGAAGTTTAAATTGAAAGATCTGGGACTGCAACTTTGCAAAGAGCAGGGAATAGAGATTATTTAG
- a CDS encoding helix-turn-helix domain-containing protein — MDTSKIVGEKIKALREDKSITIEELAQRSGLAIEQVERIENNIDIPSLAPLIKIARVLGVRLGTFLDDQDEVGPVVCRKKEAKDAISFSNNAIHSRKHMEYHSLSKSKADRHMEPFIIDVMPTEDTDFVLSSHEGEEFIMVMEGVMEISYGKNTYLLEEGDSIYYDSIVPHHVHAYEGQAAKILAVIYTPI, encoded by the coding sequence ATGGATACAAGTAAGATTGTTGGCGAGAAAATTAAAGCCCTCCGCGAAGATAAATCAATAACCATAGAAGAGTTGGCGCAACGTTCAGGTTTGGCTATCGAACAGGTTGAACGTATTGAGAATAACATTGATATACCTTCTCTCGCACCGCTGATTAAGATTGCGCGTGTGTTGGGAGTACGTCTGGGTACTTTCCTTGATGATCAGGATGAAGTGGGACCGGTAGTATGCCGCAAGAAAGAAGCCAAGGATGCGATCAGTTTTTCCAATAATGCGATTCACTCTCGCAAACATATGGAATATCATTCGTTGTCCAAGTCGAAGGCGGACCGTCACATGGAACCGTTTATTATTGATGTGATGCCGACGGAAGATACTGACTTCGTGCTTTCTTCTCATGAAGGAGAGGAGTTTATCATGGTTATGGAAGGTGTCATGGAAATCAGCTATGGCAAGAACACCTATCTGCTGGAAGAAGGTGATAGTATTTATTATGATTCCATTGTTCCTCATCATGTACATGCTTATGAGGGACAGGCTGCAAAAATACTGGCAGTAATTTACACACCGATTTGA
- the rpsO gene encoding 30S ribosomal protein S15, producing MYLDAAKKQEIFGKYGKSNTDTGSAEAQVALFSYRISHLTEHMKLNRKDYSTERALTMLVGKRRRLLDYLKARDIERYRAIVKELGLRK from the coding sequence ATGTATTTAGACGCTGCTAAAAAGCAAGAAATCTTCGGAAAGTACGGAAAGTCTAACACTGACACCGGCTCAGCTGAGGCCCAAGTGGCATTGTTTTCCTACCGTATTTCTCACCTGACTGAGCACATGAAGCTCAACAGAAAAGATTATAGTACTGAAAGAGCGTTAACAATGTTGGTAGGTAAGCGTCGTCGTTTACTCGACTACCTGAAAGCAAGAGATATCGAAAGATATCGTGCTATTGTTAAAGAGCTCGGTTTGCGTAAGTAA
- the typA gene encoding translational GTPase TypA, translating into MQNIRNIAIIAHVDHGKTTLVDKMLLAGNLFRSNQNSGELILDNNDLERERGITILSKNVSINYNGTKINIIDTPGHSDFGGEVERVLNMADGCILLVDAFEGPMPQTRFVLQKALEIGLKPIVVVNKVDKPNCRPEEVYEMVFDLMFSLNATEDQLDFPVIYGSAKNNWMSTDWQQQTDSITPLLDCIVENIPAPQQLEGTPQMLITSLDYSSYTGRIAVGRVHRGTLKEGMNITLAKRNGDMFKSKIKELHVFEGLGRVKTNEVSSGDICALVGIDGFEIGDTVCDFDNPEALPPIAIDEPTMSMLFAINDSPFFGKDGKFVTSRHIHDRLMKELDKNLALRVRKSEEDGKWIVSGRGVLHLSVLIETMRREGYELQVGQPQVIFREIDGVKCEPIEELTINVPEEYSSKIIDMVTRRKGEMVKMENTGERINLEFNMPSRGIIGLRTNVLTASAGEAIMAHRFKEYQPHKGEIERRTNGSMIAMESGTAFAYAIDKLQDRGKFFIFPQDEVYAGQVVGEHSHDNDLVINVTKSKKLTNMRASGSDDKVRLIPPIQFSLEEALEYIKEDEYVEVTPKAMRMRKVILDEIERKRANKN; encoded by the coding sequence ATGCAAAATATTCGAAACATTGCAATCATTGCCCATGTTGACCATGGGAAAACAACGCTGGTTGACAAGATGCTATTGGCCGGAAATTTATTCCGCAGCAACCAAAATAGTGGTGAACTTATCTTGGATAACAACGATTTGGAACGCGAACGTGGTATAACGATTCTTTCCAAAAACGTATCCATCAATTACAACGGTACAAAAATTAATATTATTGATACTCCGGGACACAGCGACTTCGGTGGTGAGGTAGAACGTGTATTGAATATGGCCGATGGCTGTATTCTGTTGGTAGATGCCTTCGAAGGTCCGATGCCCCAGACTCGTTTCGTACTGCAAAAGGCGCTCGAAATTGGTCTGAAGCCCATTGTGGTAGTTAATAAGGTAGATAAACCTAATTGCCGCCCGGAAGAAGTTTACGAGATGGTTTTCGACTTGATGTTCAGCTTGAACGCAACGGAAGATCAGCTGGACTTCCCCGTGATTTACGGTTCCGCCAAGAACAACTGGATGAGTACCGACTGGCAGCAACAAACTGACAGCATCACTCCGTTACTGGATTGTATCGTCGAAAACATTCCGGCACCGCAACAATTGGAAGGTACTCCCCAGATGTTGATTACTTCTTTGGATTATTCTTCATATACCGGCCGTATCGCCGTAGGTCGCGTACATCGTGGTACATTAAAAGAAGGTATGAATATAACGCTTGCGAAACGTAACGGTGATATGTTCAAGAGCAAAATTAAGGAACTCCATGTTTTCGAAGGTTTAGGCCGCGTGAAAACAAATGAGGTTTCTTCCGGTGACATCTGCGCACTGGTAGGTATCGACGGATTCGAGATTGGAGATACAGTGTGTGATTTCGACAATCCGGAAGCATTGCCACCAATCGCAATTGACGAACCGACCATGAGTATGTTGTTTGCTATCAACGATTCTCCTTTCTTCGGTAAGGATGGTAAGTTTGTGACTTCACGTCATATCCACGATCGTTTGATGAAGGAACTCGACAAGAACCTGGCTCTCCGCGTAAGAAAGAGTGAAGAAGACGGTAAATGGATTGTTTCCGGCCGTGGCGTACTCCACCTTTCTGTGTTAATTGAAACAATGCGCCGCGAGGGATATGAATTGCAGGTAGGTCAGCCGCAGGTTATCTTCAGAGAAATCGACGGTGTGAAATGCGAACCGATTGAAGAGTTGACCATCAACGTACCGGAAGAATATTCCAGCAAGATTATTGATATGGTTACCCGCCGTAAAGGTGAAATGGTAAAGATGGAAAATACAGGCGAACGCATCAATCTTGAATTCAATATGCCTTCACGCGGTATCATCGGTTTGCGTACCAACGTACTGACAGCTTCTGCCGGCGAAGCCATTATGGCGCACCGTTTCAAAGAATATCAGCCACACAAAGGAGAAATAGAACGCCGTACCAATGGTTCTATGATTGCTATGGAAAGCGGAACAGCTTTTGCTTATGCCATCGACAAATTGCAGGATCGCGGTAAGTTCTTTATTTTCCCGCAGGACGAAGTTTATGCAGGACAAGTAGTAGGCGAGCACTCTCATGACAACGACCTGGTTATCAACGTAACCAAATCGAAAAAATTGACGAATATGCGTGCTTCCGGTTCGGATGACAAGGTACGCCTGATTCCGCCTATCCAGTTCTCACTTGAAGAAGCGCTGGAATATATTAAGGAAGATGAATATGTAGAAGTTACTCCAAAGGCAATGCGTATGCGTAAAGTGATTTTGGACGAAATCGAACGTAAACGTGCCAACAAGAACTAA
- the pckA gene encoding phosphoenolpyruvate carboxykinase (ATP), with the protein MANLDLSKYGITGVTEILHNPSYDVLFAEETKPSLEGFEKGQVTELGAVNVMTGIYTGRSPKDKFFVKNEASADSVWWTSEDYKNDNKPCTEEAWADLKAKAVKQLSGKRLFVVDTFCGANEATRMKVRFIMEVAWQAHFVTNMFIRPTAEELANYGEPDFVCFNASKAKVDNYKELGLNSETATVFNLKTKEQVILNTWYGGEMKKGMFSIMNYMNPLRGIASMHCSANTDMEGTSSAIFFGLSGTGKTTLSTDPKRKLIGDDEHGWDNEGVFNYEGGCYAKVINLDKESEPDIYNAITRDALLENVTVDANGKIDFTDKSVTENTRVSYPIYHIENIVKPVSKGPHAKQVIFLSADAFGVLPPVSILNPEQAQYYFLSGFTAKLAGTERGITEPTPTFSACFGAAFLSLHPTKYAEELVKKMEMTGAKAYLVNTGWNGSGKRISIKDTRGIIDAILDGSIDKAPTKVIPFFDFVVPTELPGVDPKILDPRDTYECACKWEEKAKDLAGRFIKNFAKFTGNEAGKALVAAGPKL; encoded by the coding sequence ATGGCAAATTTAGATTTAAGCAAGTACGGCATCACAGGTGTGACCGAGATTTTGCACAATCCGTCTTATGATGTTTTGTTCGCTGAAGAAACAAAACCGAGTCTGGAAGGCTTTGAAAAAGGTCAAGTAACTGAATTAGGCGCTGTGAACGTGATGACAGGTATCTATACCGGTCGTTCTCCTAAAGATAAATTCTTCGTTAAGAATGAAGCTTCTGCTGATTCTGTATGGTGGACTTCTGAAGATTACAAAAACGACAACAAACCATGTACTGAAGAAGCTTGGGCTGATTTGAAAGCTAAAGCTGTAAAACAACTTTCCGGCAAACGTTTGTTCGTTGTTGATACTTTCTGTGGTGCTAACGAAGCTACTCGTATGAAAGTACGTTTCATCATGGAAGTAGCTTGGCAGGCTCACTTCGTAACTAACATGTTCATCCGCCCGACTGCTGAAGAACTTGCTAACTACGGAGAACCTGATTTCGTATGTTTCAACGCTTCTAAAGCAAAAGTTGACAACTACAAAGAACTGGGCTTGAACTCTGAAACTGCTACAGTATTCAACCTGAAGACTAAAGAACAAGTAATCCTGAATACTTGGTACGGTGGTGAAATGAAGAAAGGTATGTTCTCTATCATGAACTACATGAACCCGCTTCGTGGTATCGCTTCTATGCACTGCTCTGCTAACACGGATATGGAAGGAACTAGCTCTGCTATCTTCTTCGGTCTGTCCGGTACAGGTAAGACTACTTTGTCTACTGACCCGAAACGTAAGTTGATTGGTGACGACGAACACGGATGGGATAACGAAGGTGTATTCAACTACGAAGGTGGTTGCTACGCTAAGGTTATCAACCTGGATAAAGAAAGCGAACCGGATATCTACAATGCTATCACACGTGACGCTTTGCTTGAAAACGTAACAGTTGACGCTAACGGCAAGATCGATTTTACAGATAAGAGCGTGACTGAAAACACTCGCGTTTCTTATCCTATCTACCACATCGAAAATATCGTTAAACCGGTGTCTAAAGGTCCTCACGCTAAACAAGTTATCTTCTTGTCTGCTGATGCATTCGGTGTATTGCCTCCAGTATCTATCCTGAACCCTGAACAAGCTCAGTACTATTTCTTGTCTGGATTTACTGCTAAATTGGCTGGTACAGAACGTGGTATCACTGAACCGACTCCGACATTCTCTGCTTGCTTCGGTGCTGCTTTCTTGTCATTGCACCCAACTAAATATGCAGAAGAACTGGTTAAGAAGATGGAAATGACTGGTGCTAAAGCATACTTGGTTAACACTGGTTGGAATGGTTCCGGCAAACGTATCTCTATCAAAGATACTCGTGGTATCATCGACGCTATTCTTGATGGTTCTATTGACAAAGCTCCTACTAAGGTTATTCCTTTCTTCGACTTTGTTGTTCCTACAGAACTTCCGGGTGTTGATCCGAAGATCCTTGACCCACGCGACACTTACGAATGTGCTTGCAAATGGGAAGAAAAAGCAAAAGATTTGGCTGGACGTTTCATCAAGAACTTCGCTAAATTTACTGGTAACGAAGCTGGTAAAGCTTTGGTTGCAGCTGGTCCGAAACTCTAA
- the upp gene encoding uracil phosphoribosyltransferase, which yields MKVIDFGQTNSILNQYISEIRNVEVQNDRLRFRRNIERIGEIMAYEMSKEFKYSVKNIQTPLGIAPVSTPDNNLVISTILRAGLPFHQGFLSYFDGAENAFVSAYRKYKDTLKFDIHIEYIASPRIDDKTLIITDPMLATGGSMELSYQAMLTKGHPAEIHVASIIASQKAIDHIKNVFPEDKTTIWCAAIDPELNEHSYIVPGLGDAGDLAYGEKE from the coding sequence ATGAAAGTAATTGATTTTGGCCAAACTAATTCGATTCTAAACCAGTACATATCCGAAATTAGAAATGTAGAAGTTCAGAACGACCGCCTGCGTTTCCGCCGTAACATCGAACGGATCGGAGAAATCATGGCTTATGAAATGAGTAAAGAGTTTAAATACTCGGTAAAGAACATCCAGACACCACTGGGAATCGCTCCGGTCAGTACGCCGGACAATAATCTAGTAATCAGCACTATTCTGCGTGCAGGTTTGCCTTTCCATCAAGGTTTCCTTAGTTATTTCGACGGGGCGGAGAATGCGTTTGTTTCCGCTTATCGCAAATATAAAGATACGCTAAAATTCGATATACACATAGAATATATCGCTTCTCCCCGCATTGATGACAAAACGCTGATTATCACCGACCCTATGCTGGCAACTGGGGGTAGTATGGAACTTAGTTACCAGGCAATGCTGACGAAAGGACACCCTGCCGAAATTCATGTTGCTTCGATTATCGCCAGCCAAAAGGCTATCGATCATATAAAGAATGTATTTCCTGAAGACAAGACAACAATCTGGTGCGCAGCCATCGACCCCGAACTCAACGAACATTCTTACATTGTTCCGGGACTGGGCGATGCAGGCGATCTTGCCTACGGTGAAAAAGAATAA
- a CDS encoding helix-turn-helix domain-containing protein, translating into MDGGQNRLLQFDRNLLSGKNICSSEGIFVNFPPSLKKPFQMKGLGLIICHQGNFQFSLNQKKHSAEAGESLFIPEDGEFQVLQESEDMKVQILIYQIEPIRDIMGNLVVSMYMYSRLTPEEPSCVWSTGEEEEIVKYMSLLDNVLQSEENSFKLYEQKLLLLALTYRICSIYNRKLVNGGREVGGRKNEVFIHLIQLIEKYYMQERSVEFYADKLCLSPKYLSAVSKSICGYTVQELVFKAIIRKSISLLKNTQKDIQEISNAFGFPNASYFGTFFKKQVGVSPQQYRKNL; encoded by the coding sequence ATGGATGGCGGACAAAATCGTTTATTGCAGTTTGATCGCAATTTGTTAAGTGGGAAAAATATATGTAGTTCCGAAGGGATATTTGTAAATTTTCCACCCTCACTGAAGAAACCTTTTCAAATGAAAGGACTGGGGCTGATTATTTGCCACCAAGGTAATTTCCAGTTTTCGCTTAATCAGAAAAAGCATTCCGCTGAAGCGGGCGAAAGTTTGTTTATTCCCGAAGATGGCGAGTTTCAGGTTTTGCAAGAGTCGGAAGACATGAAGGTGCAGATTTTGATCTATCAGATAGAACCTATCCGGGATATTATGGGGAATCTGGTTGTTTCCATGTATATGTATTCTCGCCTTACTCCCGAAGAACCTTCTTGTGTATGGTCTACTGGTGAGGAAGAAGAGATAGTAAAGTATATGTCTTTATTGGACAATGTGTTACAGTCGGAAGAAAATTCATTTAAACTTTATGAACAGAAATTACTTCTACTTGCATTGACGTACAGGATTTGTTCCATTTATAATCGCAAACTCGTTAATGGCGGGAGGGAAGTGGGAGGACGCAAAAACGAAGTCTTTATTCATCTGATCCAGTTGATCGAAAAATATTATATGCAGGAACGCAGCGTTGAGTTTTATGCGGATAAATTGTGTTTGTCTCCTAAATATCTTTCTGCCGTTTCTAAAAGTATCTGCGGATATACCGTGCAGGAACTTGTATTCAAAGCTATCATTCGTAAGAGTATTTCGTTACTTAAAAATACGCAGAAGGATATTCAGGAGATTTCAAATGCCTTCGGCTTCCCCAATGCCTCTTATTTCGGTACGTTCTTTAAGAAGCAGGTTGGGGTTTCACCGCAGCAATATCGGAAGAATCTTTAA